Proteins co-encoded in one Rhodopirellula bahusiensis genomic window:
- a CDS encoding polyprenyl synthetase family protein: MIGLSTGSPSLPASIPPNENASSDVSVPGTSSGRRRKTSHLKEVPETLAMRESLRGRCAEVAAKLDRSHPMTKDEMEQISRRMLEEADLPESYLGWVMVMISSEFWADALASVPPERRLFLLPHCLKHAEGCPAEYDQFGMNCKECGACSIADFRSIAEDMGYRVLVAEGSPVVMKIIVGGYVDAVVGVACLNVLEKAIDKVLLAGIPCMAVPLLSSDCRNTKVDEPWVEQMIRTPYTPAAAKTKSYVHLMRAAGLLFEDTLFERLAPRQRESHLGGDNTGVYSPGTRMLDSTPSENGARPAVTPDQLEGVDPIAATETIALDFLARGGKHSRPFITLAAYDAMMGGDGTGADGEDVLNRVPDAVRRAALSIETFHKASLVHDDIEDGDAFRYGQPAVHQRFGTATAINVGDYLIGLGYRLLSRNMMGDEVDAETRVDLLDSLAAAHVRLSEGQGAELLWRDAKDRRLTPLDALKIYALKTSPAFEAALYSGVRMAGDASLLVDPIRKFSRNLGVAFQIINDLNDWAGDDSNKLTAGADVIGGRPTLLWALALQHLEDEDKERLLALAEPDCELSDRERLSTARRLYEKANVFEMSLQLIDKHQARAEQVADEIENESLRRLLYFLVDTVLERPDASDSGEEAQQSSSPAVVKIGVVAR; encoded by the coding sequence GTGATTGGCTTGTCGACCGGATCCCCCTCCCTTCCCGCATCTATCCCGCCGAACGAGAACGCATCGAGCGATGTGTCCGTTCCAGGAACCTCTTCAGGCCGACGTCGAAAGACGAGCCATTTGAAGGAGGTGCCAGAAACGTTGGCAATGCGTGAAAGCTTGCGAGGCCGTTGCGCCGAGGTCGCCGCCAAGCTGGATCGTTCTCATCCGATGACCAAGGATGAGATGGAACAGATCTCCCGCCGCATGCTCGAAGAGGCTGATTTGCCCGAGAGCTATCTTGGCTGGGTGATGGTGATGATCAGCAGCGAGTTTTGGGCGGACGCGCTCGCGTCGGTTCCACCGGAACGACGACTGTTCTTGCTGCCTCACTGTTTGAAGCATGCCGAAGGTTGTCCCGCCGAATACGACCAATTCGGCATGAATTGCAAAGAATGCGGCGCTTGCAGCATCGCCGATTTCCGCTCGATCGCCGAAGACATGGGCTACCGAGTTTTGGTGGCCGAAGGTTCACCGGTCGTGATGAAAATCATTGTCGGTGGATACGTTGATGCCGTTGTTGGCGTGGCTTGTTTGAACGTTTTGGAAAAAGCGATCGACAAAGTATTGCTGGCCGGGATACCCTGCATGGCGGTTCCATTGCTGTCGAGCGATTGCCGAAACACCAAGGTCGACGAACCTTGGGTGGAGCAAATGATTCGCACGCCGTACACGCCCGCGGCCGCAAAGACAAAGAGCTACGTTCACTTGATGCGAGCCGCTGGATTGCTGTTCGAAGACACGTTGTTCGAGCGTTTGGCACCCCGGCAACGTGAGAGTCACCTGGGCGGCGACAACACTGGCGTTTATTCGCCAGGCACTCGCATGCTGGATTCGACTCCATCGGAAAACGGGGCGCGTCCCGCGGTGACACCGGACCAACTGGAAGGTGTCGATCCGATCGCCGCAACCGAAACGATTGCTCTCGATTTCTTGGCTCGTGGTGGCAAGCACTCGCGTCCGTTCATCACATTGGCGGCCTACGACGCAATGATGGGCGGCGATGGCACGGGAGCGGATGGAGAGGATGTTCTCAATCGTGTGCCGGATGCGGTTCGTCGGGCGGCATTGAGCATCGAAACGTTTCACAAAGCCAGTTTGGTGCACGACGACATCGAAGACGGCGATGCATTCCGTTACGGTCAGCCCGCTGTGCATCAACGATTCGGTACCGCCACGGCGATCAACGTCGGCGATTACCTGATTGGGCTCGGCTATCGTCTGCTCAGCCGCAATATGATGGGCGATGAAGTCGATGCCGAAACGCGAGTCGATTTGCTGGACTCGTTGGCCGCCGCTCACGTTCGATTGTCCGAGGGACAAGGTGCGGAGCTGCTTTGGCGAGACGCGAAAGATCGCCGTTTGACGCCATTGGACGCACTCAAGATCTATGCTCTCAAGACCTCTCCCGCGTTTGAGGCCGCTCTTTACAGCGGCGTGCGAATGGCCGGCGATGCATCGTTGCTGGTCGATCCAATTCGCAAATTCAGCCGGAACCTCGGGGTTGCTTTCCAAATCATCAACGACCTGAACGACTGGGCTGGGGATGACTCGAACAAGCTGACGGCTGGTGCGGATGTGATTGGTGGACGCCCGACTTTGTTGTGGGCGTTGGCGCTTCAGCATCTGGAAGATGAAGACAAAGAAAGGTTGCTCGCATTGGCGGAGCCTGATTGCGAGTTGTCAGATCGCGAGCGATTGAGCACGGCACGCCGGCTGTATGAAAAAGCCAACGTGTTCGAGATGAGTTTGCAATTGATCGACAAACATCAGGCTCGTGCGGAACAAGTCGCCGACGAAATCGAAAACGAAAGCTTGCGACGGTTGCTGTATTTCTTGGTCGACACCGTCCTGGAGCGGCCTGATGCATCGGACTCGGGTGAAGAAGCCCAGCAGTCAAGCTCGCCCGCCGTCGTGAAGATTGGCGTGGTCGCTCGATAG
- a CDS encoding prenyltransferase/squalene oxidase repeat-containing protein has product MISEVEDAMEKLVDRHELRASLDQLRGELLAQRTEDGHWTGELSASALSTATAISAMSAAVRSGELADSDKAALLEQIQSGRRWLSDQQNDDGGFGDTDRSHSNIATSYLVLAAWTLSDQVVGEATNADSVSRLKSWIESAGELDGLRQRYGKDKTFVVPILTNMAIAGLVPWKKVSALPFEAAVVPQSLYRFVGMPVVSYAVPALVAIGQVKFLEGGGCLPPWSLVRRAAIEPSMNVLRSMQPSSGGYLEATPLTAFVVMSLSASGRASHEVTRNGLRFLRESMLPDGSWPIDTNLANWVTSLATTALAMDPEDDRTWSTDELIQWQRGCQYKERHPFTGADPGGWGWTDLSGSVPDADDTPGAIISLRMQATTKPDLLGNDFSREWPTSMASGASTQNAVDTWQACDRGVDWLLGLQNRDGGWPTFCRGWGKLPFDRSSNDLTAHTLRAIACLPNRSSEKRERAIRKGLGFLRKNQQPDGSWLPLWFGNQDRAEEDNPVYGTSRVLVDASPELGHDAIIRGLSYLIENQNSDGGWGGGESVRETFALSEGSISSLEETALAVEALVSWWARIPGNEGGQSGPNDISDGSLWDASMRSSLRAAILSGTRWLIDAVQRERHQVAWPIGFYFAKLWYYERLYPLVFTTAALGRVMQRDELLR; this is encoded by the coding sequence ATGATCTCGGAAGTGGAAGACGCGATGGAAAAATTGGTGGACCGGCACGAATTGCGTGCGTCGCTGGATCAATTGCGTGGCGAGTTGCTGGCTCAGCGAACGGAGGATGGACACTGGACGGGTGAACTATCCGCCTCGGCGTTGTCGACCGCGACGGCGATCAGTGCGATGAGTGCCGCGGTCCGGTCGGGCGAATTGGCTGATTCGGACAAGGCCGCGTTGTTGGAACAAATTCAGAGCGGACGTCGTTGGCTTTCGGATCAGCAGAACGACGACGGCGGTTTTGGCGACACCGATCGCAGTCACAGCAACATCGCAACCAGCTACCTGGTTTTGGCCGCGTGGACTCTGTCGGACCAAGTCGTTGGTGAAGCAACGAATGCCGATTCTGTCTCGCGATTGAAAAGTTGGATTGAATCGGCAGGTGAGCTCGATGGCCTTCGGCAACGCTATGGCAAGGACAAAACGTTTGTCGTTCCGATCCTGACCAACATGGCGATCGCGGGCTTGGTCCCTTGGAAAAAGGTTTCGGCGTTGCCGTTCGAGGCCGCTGTTGTTCCGCAGTCTTTGTACCGATTTGTGGGAATGCCCGTCGTCAGTTATGCAGTGCCGGCACTCGTCGCGATTGGACAGGTGAAGTTTCTCGAGGGTGGCGGGTGCTTGCCGCCTTGGTCGTTGGTGCGACGTGCGGCCATCGAACCATCCATGAATGTTTTGCGTTCGATGCAGCCTTCCAGTGGCGGGTACTTGGAAGCCACGCCGTTAACCGCGTTTGTTGTGATGTCTTTGTCGGCGAGCGGACGTGCCTCGCATGAAGTCACTCGCAATGGCCTGCGTTTCTTGCGTGAGTCGATGTTGCCCGATGGCAGTTGGCCGATCGATACGAATCTGGCGAACTGGGTGACATCACTTGCGACAACCGCGCTGGCGATGGATCCCGAGGACGATCGAACTTGGTCGACCGACGAACTGATCCAGTGGCAACGAGGTTGTCAGTACAAAGAGCGGCATCCGTTCACGGGGGCTGATCCAGGTGGTTGGGGCTGGACTGATTTGTCCGGTTCGGTGCCGGACGCGGATGACACTCCCGGTGCGATCATCTCGCTGCGAATGCAGGCGACGACCAAGCCGGATCTGCTGGGGAATGATTTTTCGCGAGAGTGGCCGACGTCAATGGCTTCGGGTGCGAGCACTCAGAACGCGGTGGACACGTGGCAGGCCTGTGATCGCGGTGTCGATTGGCTGCTGGGTTTGCAGAATCGCGATGGTGGGTGGCCGACTTTTTGCCGGGGCTGGGGAAAGCTGCCTTTTGACCGCAGCAGCAATGATTTGACGGCGCACACGCTTCGAGCGATCGCTTGCTTGCCGAATCGGTCCTCCGAGAAACGAGAAAGAGCGATTCGGAAGGGTCTCGGTTTCTTGCGAAAGAATCAGCAGCCCGATGGATCGTGGCTGCCGCTGTGGTTTGGAAATCAAGATCGGGCGGAGGAGGACAACCCCGTCTACGGGACGTCACGTGTGTTGGTCGACGCCAGTCCTGAGTTGGGGCACGACGCGATTATTCGTGGGCTGAGCTATTTGATTGAAAATCAGAATAGCGATGGGGGGTGGGGCGGAGGCGAATCTGTTCGCGAAACTTTTGCTTTGTCCGAGGGTTCCATCAGTTCTCTGGAAGAAACTGCGCTCGCGGTGGAGGCACTGGTGAGTTGGTGGGCTCGAATTCCGGGGAACGAGGGCGGGCAGTCTGGTCCAAACGACATTTCGGATGGAAGCCTCTGGGATGCGTCGATGCGTTCATCGCTGCGAGCGGCTATACTTTCCGGCACCCGCTGGCTGATCGATGCCGTGCAACGCGAGCGTCACCAGGTGGCTTGGCCGATCGGGTTTTATTTTGCCAAACTTTGGTATTACGAGCGGCTTTATCCGCTGGTCTTCACGACCGCGGCACTGGGCCGGGTTATGCAACGCGACGAACTACTTAGGTGA
- a CDS encoding tetratricopeptide repeat protein encodes MTRRRTVLQSNLVPSWGIVIVLFGSGGFAIAQEKAGSTTESVATNAVSGDADDEYSNFRQAYSAAFRSREAGDFEKSKSALNAAIELATRDREKADAHRTLISVHAELGDQDKMFESLEYTVENAPYPAFASLSIGSVNAIARRKGWANEMKARYEKQLEEDPKDRTALVIMEAYTYNVARDHAKRGEYIDRLLKLNEEEGKPLDVEWKINRAFCDRLTRNFEAAAKRYEAVSEETDEAKAFCLMEAAYCWEQAGEKAKALKAALAADAIGPGKRAKRSLYQWHRTLANLFLAHLKKAEAIKHYEAALEEANIDAYRDQCREKLQIAKALKDF; translated from the coding sequence ATGACTCGAAGGCGGACGGTACTGCAAAGCAATTTGGTTCCCAGTTGGGGCATCGTGATCGTGCTGTTTGGATCGGGGGGATTCGCCATCGCGCAGGAGAAGGCTGGTTCGACGACGGAGTCGGTTGCCACCAACGCAGTTTCGGGTGACGCCGATGACGAATACAGCAATTTTCGGCAGGCTTACTCGGCTGCTTTTCGATCTCGAGAGGCGGGTGATTTTGAAAAATCCAAGTCTGCTCTGAACGCTGCGATCGAACTGGCAACACGCGACCGAGAAAAGGCGGATGCCCATCGGACGTTGATCTCAGTGCATGCTGAGTTGGGCGACCAAGACAAAATGTTCGAATCGCTTGAGTATACGGTGGAGAACGCTCCCTACCCTGCCTTCGCTTCTTTGTCGATTGGATCAGTCAACGCGATCGCACGGCGCAAGGGTTGGGCCAATGAGATGAAGGCTCGCTACGAAAAGCAACTGGAGGAGGACCCAAAGGACCGAACGGCACTCGTCATCATGGAGGCTTACACGTACAACGTCGCGCGTGATCACGCGAAACGTGGTGAGTACATCGATCGGTTGTTGAAGCTGAACGAAGAAGAAGGCAAACCGCTTGATGTTGAGTGGAAGATCAATCGAGCGTTTTGCGACCGTCTCACGCGAAATTTCGAGGCCGCCGCGAAGAGGTATGAAGCGGTGTCGGAAGAAACCGATGAGGCGAAAGCGTTTTGCTTGATGGAAGCCGCTTACTGCTGGGAACAAGCAGGTGAGAAAGCGAAGGCCTTGAAAGCAGCTTTGGCAGCCGACGCGATTGGTCCTGGCAAACGAGCCAAGCGAAGTTTGTATCAGTGGCACCGTACGCTCGCGAATCTGTTTCTGGCTCACTTGAAGAAGGCCGAAGCAATCAAGCACTACGAAGCGGCACTTGAAGAAGCGAACATTGACGCTTACCGCGACCAATGCCGAGAAAAACTGCAAATCGCGAAGGCGTTGAAAGATTTCTGA
- a CDS encoding CpaF family protein has product MRQAAPPQRPEANRQEQFEQIKSRIHGKLVDKLDLSRVGDLQGDTLKREIRMVVEHLCDAEDTLLNRQERERIVDEVLDETFGLGPLELILKDPKVSDILINGPKNIYVEKGGQMQKTDVEFRDGKHLLQIIDRIVSKVGRRVDETCPMVDARLDDGSRVNAIIPPLALDGAAVSIRRFGSNPLRLEDLLNYRAFTPEMVMLLEGCIKARLNMIIAGGTGSGKTTLLNTLSSFIGHEDRIVTIEDAAELQLQQDHVVRLETRPPNIEGKGAVTATDLVKNALRMRPERIIIGECRGGETLDMLQAMNTGHDGSLTTIHANTPRDAIARLETLVMMSGFELPVKAIRQQVSGAVDVLIQANRLQGGPRRVTAITEVVGMEQDTIILQDIYRFNQTGINSEGKAQGQFVCSGVRPSFMDKLEAAGVRLPASAFRERVMMDA; this is encoded by the coding sequence ATGCGACAAGCAGCGCCTCCACAACGTCCCGAAGCGAATCGCCAAGAACAATTCGAGCAAATCAAAAGCCGTATCCACGGTAAATTGGTCGACAAGCTGGATCTATCGCGTGTCGGTGACCTCCAAGGCGACACGCTCAAACGTGAAATTCGCATGGTGGTCGAACACCTGTGCGACGCCGAAGACACGCTGCTGAACCGACAAGAACGTGAACGAATCGTTGACGAAGTCTTGGACGAAACCTTTGGACTAGGTCCATTGGAATTGATCCTGAAAGACCCCAAGGTCAGCGATATCCTGATCAACGGCCCGAAGAACATTTATGTCGAGAAGGGCGGCCAGATGCAGAAGACCGACGTGGAATTCCGCGACGGCAAGCACCTTCTGCAGATCATTGACCGAATCGTTAGTAAAGTCGGCCGTCGTGTCGATGAAACCTGCCCAATGGTCGACGCTCGCTTGGACGACGGCTCGCGGGTCAATGCGATCATCCCGCCATTGGCACTCGATGGGGCTGCGGTTTCGATTCGTCGTTTCGGTAGCAACCCACTGCGACTGGAAGACCTGCTCAACTACCGAGCCTTCACACCGGAAATGGTGATGTTGCTCGAAGGCTGCATCAAAGCTCGCCTGAACATGATCATCGCCGGTGGTACCGGTTCTGGTAAGACGACGCTGTTGAACACGCTTTCCTCCTTCATCGGCCACGAAGACCGAATCGTGACGATCGAGGATGCGGCCGAGCTTCAATTGCAACAAGACCATGTTGTGCGATTGGAAACGCGACCGCCCAATATCGAAGGCAAGGGTGCCGTCACTGCGACGGACTTGGTCAAGAACGCACTGCGGATGCGTCCTGAACGAATCATCATCGGCGAATGCCGTGGTGGTGAAACGCTGGACATGCTGCAGGCCATGAACACGGGTCACGACGGATCGCTCACAACGATTCACGCCAACACGCCCCGTGACGCCATCGCTCGTTTGGAAACGTTGGTGATGATGTCCGGTTTCGAATTACCGGTCAAAGCCATCCGTCAACAAGTCAGCGGTGCGGTGGACGTTTTGATCCAAGCCAACCGTTTGCAAGGTGGACCACGTCGCGTCACCGCGATCACTGAGGTCGTCGGAATGGAACAAGACACGATCATCTTGCAGGACATTTATCGATTCAACCAAACCGGAATCAACTCCGAAGGCAAAGCCCAAGGGCAATTTGTCTGTAGCGGAGTTCGCCCAAGCTTCATGGACAAGTTGGAAGCTGCCGGCGTGCGTTTGCCCGCCAGTGCCTTCCGTGAACGAGTCATGATGGACGCCTAA
- a CDS encoding type II secretion system F family protein encodes MSSIIIIVAAGVFVASLIAFGASVLMPSEETTATEDRLTQLAHGKRGAESENSTPSFLLNDLDDATGLLKTVMDRLPAVHKILEQADLNLTVTKFAMICGACFAAGIALCAVTPVPILLGPVVGAVFVGGPVFYVTFKRKRRLKRFGEQIPEALELLGRSLRAGHSLNAGFGLVGDEMEAPLATEFRRCFEEQKFGIPLEESIEDMAERVPNMDIRFFATAVILQRQTGGDLSEILDKIGHLVRERLQILGTIQALTGEGRMSGAVLLALPPVLFLVMLKINAEYVLMLFTDELGRMALGMALVTQLLGALAIKKIITIKV; translated from the coding sequence ATGTCATCCATCATCATCATCGTCGCCGCCGGGGTATTTGTTGCCTCGCTCATCGCGTTCGGTGCATCTGTTTTGATGCCCTCGGAAGAAACGACCGCGACGGAAGATCGCCTGACTCAACTCGCTCATGGGAAACGCGGAGCAGAGTCCGAAAACAGCACGCCATCGTTCTTACTGAACGACCTGGATGATGCGACCGGGCTCTTGAAAACCGTGATGGACCGCCTGCCCGCGGTTCACAAGATCCTGGAACAAGCGGACCTCAACCTCACAGTGACCAAGTTTGCGATGATCTGTGGTGCCTGCTTCGCCGCAGGAATCGCGCTGTGCGCGGTCACACCGGTGCCGATTTTACTGGGCCCCGTTGTTGGTGCGGTGTTTGTCGGCGGGCCAGTTTTCTATGTCACTTTCAAACGCAAACGCCGCTTGAAACGATTCGGCGAACAAATTCCTGAAGCTCTCGAATTGCTTGGTCGCTCGCTCCGAGCGGGCCACTCGCTGAACGCTGGCTTTGGATTGGTCGGTGACGAAATGGAAGCCCCTTTGGCAACCGAATTTCGCCGTTGCTTCGAAGAGCAAAAGTTCGGCATCCCACTTGAAGAATCCATCGAAGACATGGCGGAACGCGTCCCCAACATGGACATCCGGTTCTTTGCGACCGCCGTGATTCTGCAGCGACAAACCGGGGGTGACTTGAGTGAAATCCTCGACAAGATCGGACACCTTGTTCGTGAACGATTGCAGATTCTCGGAACGATCCAAGCCCTCACCGGGGAAGGCCGAATGAGCGGTGCCGTGCTGCTTGCTTTGCCGCCCGTTTTGTTCCTGGTCATGTTGAAAATCAATGCCGAATACGTGTTGATGCTTTTCACGGACGAACTCGGACGCATGGCACTGGGAATGGCTCTGGTCACTCAGTTGCTCGGAGCTTTGGCGATCAAAAAGATCATCACGATCAAAGTCTAG
- a CDS encoding type II secretion system F family protein, with amino-acid sequence MFTLSIAPELIGFLSPLTLTTIAIFASVTSFAWFVLSKVGGDDQAPAESRLERMKDAKRGIRDIAADEKQRTKNEALTEALEKAATPIASSVSGNEEEMGKLREKLVNAGFRRESAPVIFKLIQLVFTGVGLMLGGVTGAVLDGLTQDMIIKLLLGMIGGFMLPSLVLGFMASKRREKIFLGLPDALDLMVVCVEAGLGLDQALRKVAEEMQKSHKSIGEEFSISNHQLQLGRPRAEVLSGLGYRSGVDDLKQLASILIQADKFGSSVAQALRVQSDSMRTKRRQIAEEKAAKTAVKMIFPLVLFIFPGIFVVLVGPAAINMYRQMLQ; translated from the coding sequence ATGTTCACACTCTCAATCGCTCCTGAACTCATCGGCTTCCTCAGCCCGTTGACTCTGACCACCATCGCGATTTTTGCTTCGGTGACATCCTTCGCTTGGTTCGTCCTCAGCAAAGTGGGCGGCGACGATCAGGCTCCCGCGGAATCACGCTTGGAACGAATGAAAGATGCCAAACGTGGCATCCGCGACATCGCTGCTGACGAAAAGCAACGCACAAAGAACGAAGCGTTGACCGAAGCTCTGGAGAAAGCGGCAACGCCGATCGCCAGCTCGGTCTCCGGCAACGAAGAAGAGATGGGCAAGCTTCGCGAAAAGCTGGTCAACGCTGGCTTTCGTCGCGAAAGTGCTCCCGTCATCTTCAAGCTGATCCAACTCGTCTTCACCGGCGTCGGCCTGATGCTTGGTGGCGTTACTGGAGCGGTTTTGGACGGTTTGACCCAGGACATGATCATAAAGCTTTTGCTCGGCATGATCGGCGGCTTCATGCTGCCATCCTTGGTCTTGGGCTTCATGGCCAGCAAACGCCGCGAAAAGATTTTCTTGGGTCTGCCTGACGCGTTGGACTTGATGGTCGTCTGCGTCGAAGCCGGCTTGGGTCTCGACCAAGCACTCCGCAAAGTGGCCGAAGAAATGCAGAAGAGCCACAAATCAATTGGTGAAGAATTTTCAATCTCGAATCACCAGTTGCAACTTGGCCGGCCCCGTGCAGAAGTTCTATCTGGCTTGGGTTACCGCAGCGGTGTCGATGACTTGAAGCAACTCGCATCGATCCTGATCCAAGCCGACAAGTTCGGATCCAGCGTGGCTCAAGCCCTTCGGGTTCAGAGCGATTCGATGCGAACCAAACGTCGTCAAATCGCGGAAGAGAAAGCAGCCAAGACGGCCGTGAAGATGATCTTCCCGCTCGTGCTGTTCATTTTCCCTGGCATCTTCGTGGTCCTTGTTGGACCAGCGGCGATCAACATGTATCGCCAAATGCTTCAGTGA
- a CDS encoding response regulator transcription factor — protein sequence MNTPAQSDSSTSTAKILVVDDDAEIIESVSYALESNGYEVVVARDGNQALALAECENPQLMILDMMMPKRSGFLVLEKMRRENELPVPVIMITGNEGSRHQAYAELLGVSEYIRKPFAIEKLLEAVHRLLK from the coding sequence ATGAACACCCCTGCCCAGTCGGATAGCTCCACCTCGACCGCGAAAATCCTAGTTGTGGATGATGACGCGGAAATCATCGAGTCGGTTTCGTACGCGTTGGAATCTAACGGCTACGAAGTGGTGGTCGCGCGAGATGGCAATCAAGCACTCGCGTTGGCCGAGTGTGAGAATCCGCAGTTGATGATCTTGGACATGATGATGCCCAAGCGAAGCGGATTCTTGGTTCTCGAAAAGATGCGACGCGAAAACGAGCTGCCCGTCCCCGTGATCATGATCACGGGCAACGAAGGCAGTCGCCATCAAGCGTACGCGGAATTGCTTGGTGTGAGTGAATACATCCGCAAACCATTCGCGATCGAAAAACTTCTGGAAGCGGTTCATCGATTGCTGAAGTAG
- a CDS encoding alpha/beta hydrolase, with the protein MSDPFASRMRSYPTQEPSSVRPERLRRPLSIVTPLHYTPSYDYPLVVWLHHGGHNELQVEQVLPHVSVRNYVGVGVRGNQATDVRGWGFDWSEGTSAIASARDAVMEAIEHAQSEMSIHCDRILIAGYGSGATMACRIALMEPDRFGGVAMMGGHFPSSQSVMREYHRLRERRLPILWQQAINGVDDCPEQLKRGIIAAETIRARVEIRQYRGDDVMNAVALRDIDQWCFDTIVQPRTESTAENSTVRPNEGLSPIDFSAN; encoded by the coding sequence ATGAGCGACCCGTTTGCAAGCCGAATGCGCTCGTATCCGACTCAGGAGCCTTCTTCGGTACGGCCCGAGCGGCTTCGTCGGCCTCTGTCGATTGTCACTCCGCTGCATTACACGCCGTCCTACGACTATCCCTTGGTGGTCTGGCTCCATCACGGCGGCCACAATGAATTGCAGGTCGAACAAGTCCTCCCGCACGTCAGCGTTCGCAACTACGTCGGTGTCGGTGTCCGCGGAAACCAAGCCACGGATGTTCGCGGTTGGGGATTCGATTGGTCGGAAGGAACGTCAGCGATTGCATCCGCTCGTGATGCTGTGATGGAAGCGATCGAACATGCCCAGTCGGAAATGTCGATTCACTGCGATCGCATTTTGATTGCCGGATACGGCAGCGGCGCCACAATGGCTTGCCGAATCGCGTTGATGGAACCCGATCGATTTGGCGGGGTCGCGATGATGGGTGGTCATTTCCCGTCCAGTCAAAGCGTGATGCGGGAGTATCATCGGCTTCGCGAACGCAGGTTGCCGATTTTGTGGCAGCAAGCCATCAATGGCGTCGACGATTGCCCCGAACAACTCAAGCGTGGCATCATTGCCGCGGAAACCATCCGGGCTCGTGTTGAAATTCGCCAGTACCGAGGTGATGATGTCATGAACGCGGTGGCGTTGCGTGACATTGACCAATGGTGTTTTGATACCATCGTGCAACCACGCACCGAGTCCACCGCGGAAAATTCGACGGTTCGTCCCAACGAGGGATTGTCACCGATCGATTTCTCCGCCAATTGA
- a CDS encoding galactitol-1-phosphate 5-dehydrogenase, which yields MKALLLTEYKNMQVTDVDEPEVGPDDVLVQVEACGICGSDIHGYDGSTGRRIPPLVMGHEAAGVVVQVGENVNDLELGARVTFDSMVSCGNCDFCREGHGNLCDNRMVLGVSCGDYRRHGAFAERISVPRRIVYRLPDTLPFEHAALVEAVSVAVHAAEVTPIKLGDTAVVVGAGMIGLLAVQAVRAAGATQVIAVDLNDKRLETAGALGADVLLRADQVDVPAKVRELTGGRGADVALEVVGATPTVKTAIESVRKGGSVTLVGNVSPTIELPLQSVVTREIRLQGTCGCNGEYPQCIDLMNRGVINVEPLITAKISLADGPKWFDRLHAGDAEQMKVLVCPRSE from the coding sequence ATGAAGGCATTGTTGCTGACCGAATACAAAAACATGCAAGTGACGGACGTGGATGAGCCTGAGGTCGGGCCCGATGACGTCTTGGTCCAAGTCGAAGCGTGTGGGATCTGCGGCAGTGACATTCACGGGTACGACGGCAGCACCGGCCGGCGCATTCCGCCCTTGGTGATGGGGCACGAAGCCGCTGGTGTGGTGGTGCAGGTCGGCGAGAACGTCAACGATTTGGAGCTCGGTGCTCGCGTGACGTTTGACTCCATGGTGTCTTGTGGAAACTGCGATTTCTGCCGCGAAGGACACGGAAACCTTTGCGACAACCGGATGGTTCTCGGCGTTTCGTGCGGTGACTATCGACGTCACGGTGCATTCGCGGAGCGAATCTCGGTGCCCCGCCGAATTGTCTATCGATTACCGGACACCCTGCCCTTCGAGCACGCTGCATTGGTGGAAGCGGTCAGCGTCGCGGTTCACGCGGCGGAAGTCACGCCAATCAAGCTGGGTGACACCGCCGTTGTGGTTGGCGCCGGTATGATCGGATTGTTGGCGGTTCAAGCGGTTCGTGCGGCCGGTGCAACTCAAGTCATCGCTGTCGATTTGAATGACAAACGCTTGGAAACAGCCGGTGCGTTGGGAGCCGATGTTTTGTTGCGGGCCGATCAAGTCGACGTTCCCGCAAAAGTCCGAGAACTGACCGGTGGCCGCGGTGCGGATGTGGCGTTGGAAGTGGTCGGTGCCACACCCACGGTCAAAACTGCAATTGAATCGGTTCGCAAAGGCGGATCGGTCACCTTGGTCGGCAACGTGTCACCAACCATCGAGCTGCCACTGCAATCGGTCGTCACTCGAGAAATTCGGTTGCAAGGCACCTGTGGATGCAATGGTGAGTACCCACAGTGCATCGATTTGATGAATCGTGGCGTCATCAACGTCGAACCCTTGATCACTGCCAAAATTTCTTTGGCGGATGGTCCGAAATGGTTTGACCGCTTGCACGCCGGTGATGCGGAGCAAATGAAGGTGTTGGTTTGCCCTCGATCGGAATGA